One candidate division TA06 bacterium DNA window includes the following coding sequences:
- a CDS encoding glycosyltransferase family 2 protein: MADIKNKVVVVFPAYFAEKTLERTVAEVPKGIVDQMILVDDFSSDGTVQLAQKLGLTVHRHSKNTGYGGNQKTCYKLALEAGASIIVMLHPDYQYDPKIIKYFVELISAGYFDVMLGTRIRSRREALAGGMPLYKYVSNRALTFFQNLVSGQNLSEWHTGMRAYRREALENLDFNKFSDDFVFDAQMLFAAVQKGYSIGEISVPVRYFKEASSINFARSLKYGFATLWQAMRFLFKAFR; encoded by the coding sequence ATGGCTGACATAAAAAACAAGGTGGTGGTGGTGTTTCCCGCCTATTTCGCCGAAAAGACGTTGGAGCGGACGGTTGCCGAAGTCCCCAAGGGCATTGTGGATCAGATGATCTTAGTGGACGATTTCAGCAGCGACGGCACAGTGCAGCTGGCCCAAAAACTGGGGTTGACGGTCCACCGGCATTCCAAAAACACCGGCTACGGAGGAAACCAGAAAACCTGCTATAAGCTGGCATTGGAAGCAGGCGCTTCCATAATAGTGATGCTGCATCCGGATTATCAGTATGACCCCAAGATCATTAAATATTTCGTGGAACTGATCTCGGCCGGATATTTTGACGTGATGCTGGGCACCAGGATCCGCTCCCGGCGCGAGGCCCTGGCCGGGGGCATGCCGCTTTACAAGTATGTTTCCAACCGGGCCCTGACTTTTTTTCAGAATTTAGTCAGTGGCCAGAATCTTTCCGAGTGGCACACCGGGATGCGGGCCTACCGGCGGGAGGCGCTGGAGAACCTAGATTTTAACAAGTTTTCCGATGATTTCGTTTTTGACGCCCAGATGCTTTTTGCCGCAGTACAAAAAGGATACAGCATCGGGGAGATCTCGGTTCCGGTAAGGTATTTCAAGGAGGCTTCCAGCATCAACTTTGCCCGCAGTTTAAAATACGGGTTTGCTACCCTTTGGCAGGCGATGAGGTTTTTGTTCAAGGCTTTCCGTTAA
- a CDS encoding DUF177 domain-containing protein — protein sequence MKIKLRQLEDGRHQFDVNMTEPASDLLDFSPVKGRLTVAKSGVTLRVSGLLEYSVRQYCSLCLKSFEAKGQAEIDLFYRPQTREDIKGIKELELKPDELDMVFYQGQEIDLWPQLRETLLLSLPVKPLCREDCRGLCAQCGKPLGARPCGCTQKQTDLRWEKLLKLKKEK from the coding sequence ATGAAAATCAAACTTCGCCAGTTGGAGGACGGGCGGCACCAGTTCGACGTCAATATGACGGAGCCGGCTTCGGACCTGTTGGATTTTTCGCCGGTCAAAGGCCGGCTGACCGTGGCCAAAAGCGGCGTTACCTTAAGAGTTTCCGGTTTGCTGGAATATTCGGTCCGGCAGTACTGCAGCCTGTGTCTGAAGAGTTTTGAGGCCAAAGGCCAGGCGGAGATAGATCTGTTCTACCGGCCCCAGACCCGGGAAGATATTAAAGGGATCAAAGAACTGGAGCTGAAGCCCGACGAGCTGGACATGGTTTTTTACCAGGGCCAGGAGATTGACCTCTGGCCCCAGCTGCGGGAAACCCTGCTGCTTTCTTTGCCGGTAAAACCGCTGTGCCGGGAAGACTGCCGGGGACTCTGCGCCCAGTGCGGCAAACCTCTGGGGGCCAGGCCGTGTGGCTGTACCCAGAAGCAGACGGATCTCCGGTGGGAAAAGCTTCTGAAACTCAAAAAGGAAAAATGA
- the amrS gene encoding AmmeMemoRadiSam system radical SAM enzyme, whose product MTVEARHYQKLENGTVQCLLCPHRCRIDPGKAGLCRVRQNTGGRLEAQSYGRAVSLSLDPVEKKPLYHFYPDRKILSTGPNGCNLACSFCQNWEISQQETPTEAVEPHQLVELAVKEGSVGIAFTYTEPLIWFEYLMDVCPLARQAGLKTALVTNGTISPEPLKELLPQIDAMNVDLKSMDEGFYRKVCRGDLKTVLQTIELARRSCHVELTNLVIPGLNDSPKDMEALIDWVCKLDPLMPLHLSRYFPRYHLETPPTPEKTLKKFYDLAKSRLKYVYVGNIQIEGTEDTCCPGCGHILIKRAGYRINLEGIKAGACQNCGRRADIIGLND is encoded by the coding sequence ATGACGGTGGAAGCCCGGCATTACCAAAAGCTGGAGAACGGCACGGTCCAATGCCTGCTGTGCCCGCATCGATGCCGGATAGATCCGGGAAAGGCCGGGCTGTGCCGGGTCAGACAAAATACCGGCGGGAGGCTGGAGGCGCAAAGCTACGGCCGGGCGGTGTCGCTGTCGCTGGACCCGGTAGAAAAGAAACCGCTGTATCATTTTTATCCCGACCGGAAGATTCTTTCCACCGGGCCCAACGGCTGCAACCTGGCCTGCAGTTTTTGCCAGAACTGGGAGATATCCCAGCAGGAAACGCCGACCGAAGCGGTGGAGCCGCATCAATTAGTGGAACTGGCGGTAAAAGAAGGATCGGTGGGAATCGCTTTTACCTATACTGAGCCCTTGATCTGGTTCGAGTATCTGATGGACGTCTGCCCCCTGGCCCGGCAGGCCGGGCTTAAGACCGCGCTGGTTACCAACGGCACCATCAGCCCAGAGCCGCTTAAAGAGCTGCTGCCTCAGATCGACGCCATGAACGTCGACCTGAAGTCGATGGATGAAGGCTTTTACCGCAAGGTTTGCCGGGGCGACCTGAAGACGGTTCTCCAAACAATAGAACTCGCGCGCCGCTCCTGTCACGTAGAACTCACCAACCTGGTGATTCCCGGGCTTAATGATTCGCCCAAGGATATGGAGGCCCTGATAGACTGGGTCTGTAAACTGGATCCGCTGATGCCCCTGCATCTTTCCCGGTACTTTCCCCGGTATCATCTGGAAACCCCGCCCACTCCGGAGAAGACCCTGAAAAAATTTTATGACCTGGCCAAGTCCCGGCTTAAATATGTGTATGTCGGCAATATTCAGATAGAGGGAACCGAGGATACCTGCTGCCCCGGCTGCGGTCATATCCTAATAAAAAGGGCAGGCTACCGGATAAACTTGGAAGGCATAAAGGCCGGGGCTTGCCAAAACTGCGGACGCCGGGCCGATATCATCGGACTGAATGACTGA
- a CDS encoding prepilin-type N-terminal cleavage/methylation domain-containing protein — MGSNRRSNILPYKDLQYKIVARVLILVVSGIVLVSGSIYLTIWHKITSPEYASGRVSIIQVFDDIHKILFIVIPLTLAGIMWLGLYISHKIAGPLVRLDQGMRNICEGNWPKHPMKFRKGDECHHLAARFNGMVEKVKLQVDEERGRIDAMLGEVESIAAKLKKEKKTEQEILQELNALQEKIKKSGPKGFTLIELMIVVV; from the coding sequence ATGGGCTCTAATCGAAGGTCTAATATCCTGCCCTACAAGGACTTACAGTATAAAATAGTGGCCAGGGTCCTGATTCTGGTGGTTTCGGGAATAGTTTTAGTAAGCGGGTCGATTTATTTAACGATTTGGCACAAAATTACTTCTCCCGAATATGCCAGCGGCAGGGTTTCCATCATTCAAGTGTTTGATGATATCCATAAGATACTTTTCATTGTGATCCCTCTGACCCTGGCCGGGATAATGTGGCTGGGACTGTATATCTCCCACAAGATCGCCGGTCCGTTGGTCCGGTTGGATCAGGGCATGCGAAACATCTGCGAAGGCAACTGGCCCAAGCATCCCATGAAATTCCGCAAGGGGGACGAATGCCATCACCTGGCCGCGCGGTTCAACGGGATGGTGGAAAAGGTGAAATTGCAGGTGGATGAAGAGAGAGGCCGGATAGATGCCATGCTGGGCGAAGTAGAGTCTATAGCGGCAAAGCTGAAAAAGGAAAAGAAGACCGAACAGGAAATTCTACAGGAATTGAATGCACTGCAGGAGAAAATCAAAAAATCCGGCCCCAAAGGATTTACCTTGATTGAGTTGATGATAGTGGTGGTGAT